In the Mesorhizobium sp. genome, one interval contains:
- a CDS encoding LysR family transcriptional regulator — MNIDLRLLRSFVVIYEQRSLARAAKRLHCTSAALSMRLKQLETEVGEPLFDRRPGGVEATPRGSDLYARAVGLLAVYDELVSATRSQPARERVRLGLPDDYAAAWLGRILKGLKEEFDRLEIEIVCDLSSQLLARLHRREIDLALVTLAARPTMTRGEARVGLRWIGSGGNPVALAAYPEGCLFRQDMIRALDAAQRPWRVAVQSANRSGIIEAVRTGLCATAVAAGTAPEGIEEIISSDTLPALPDIPIYLLGMHDPRPAVARVEDGIVRMLRTFSQRRDLPFAGETNETRARVDAGAGFERLA, encoded by the coding sequence ATGAACATCGACCTTCGGCTGCTGCGGTCGTTCGTTGTCATCTACGAGCAGCGCAGCCTTGCCAGGGCGGCCAAGCGGCTGCACTGCACGTCGGCTGCGCTGTCGATGCGTCTGAAACAGCTGGAAACCGAGGTCGGTGAACCGCTCTTCGACCGCCGCCCGGGAGGTGTCGAAGCGACTCCGCGCGGGTCCGATCTGTATGCTCGGGCGGTCGGCCTCCTTGCCGTGTATGACGAGCTGGTCTCCGCGACGCGTTCGCAACCGGCGCGGGAGCGGGTACGGCTAGGTCTCCCGGACGACTACGCAGCCGCCTGGCTCGGACGCATCCTGAAGGGTCTGAAGGAGGAGTTCGACCGGCTGGAAATCGAAATCGTTTGCGACCTCTCCTCACAACTTCTCGCCCGGCTGCATCGCAGGGAGATCGACCTGGCACTGGTGACCCTTGCCGCCCGCCCCACCATGACGCGTGGAGAGGCGCGGGTAGGTCTCCGCTGGATCGGCAGCGGCGGCAATCCGGTTGCCCTTGCGGCGTATCCAGAAGGCTGCCTCTTCCGCCAGGACATGATTCGCGCGCTCGATGCGGCCCAGCGACCGTGGCGGGTTGCTGTCCAGAGCGCGAACCGTTCGGGTATCATTGAGGCGGTGCGGACGGGTCTGTGCGCCACGGCAGTGGCAGCCGGAACCGCGCCTGAGGGGATCGAGGAGATCATCTCTTCCGATACCCTCCCCGCGCTGCCCGACATTCCCATTTACCTGCTGGGCATGCACGATCCACGGCCGGCCGTTGCTCGGGTCGAGGACGGGATCGTGCGGATGCTTCGGACTTTTTCGCAGAGACGGGACCTTCCCTTTGCCGGCGAGACCAATGAAACTCGAGCTCGTGTCGACGCTGGAGCGGGTTTCGAACGCCTAGCTTAG